The proteins below are encoded in one region of Impatiens glandulifera unplaced genomic scaffold, dImpGla2.1, whole genome shotgun sequence:
- the LOC124918244 gene encoding zinc finger BED domain-containing protein RICESLEEPER 2-like codes for MIEINDDEFDGALRIENVNVDEEKDKKEGKDDEVEEEGKNVEDGKDDEVEEDKGHFEKKKRKKVSKAHTEFIEVIGNDENFKYQCIYCKSLLSRPTSGTTSHLWNHLKRCVQKKMHTEKQKTLQFQPIKSKFEMNPLSDGKYDHMKQREAIAHWILMNEQPFNVVESFGFTFMLSINQPLFEKISRATTKKDVINVYDIEKKKLQLALRDINKISLTTDIWKSKVQKISYMCVTGHFVDSNWNLHKRLLSFIPLPPPHAGKYSGHDIFNGLMKCTKDWGIEHKVFTISVDNASNNDSAIRIAKETFSKSRKLPLEGKLFHVRCTAHILNLVVQDGLSEIQNIIDDVKKSVRFINQSESRLRKFSDVVHHLGIQVKKLIIDCPTRWNSTYEMLVEAYRVKDAFPIFKEGELFYRHCPSPDDWKKVKDVIDILEVFYEATNVISGVDYPTSNVYLAVIWRVKHVLNEKENHVDEFIRVMIKKMKEKFDKYWGECNLLMEIGAILDPRFKMRLVDFAFGNIYSKVEALTNVMKVREALYNLFFEYVEVDQSRSRKSTTSVQCSSTCANSTSKEKFVPSGFSMFDRYLDTVEVHDPLKSDLDIYLEEGVFRTQDEDTSVQFDALAWWKSQELKFKILSKLARDVLAIPISTVASEATFSAGTRVLDPYRSRLTSDMVQVLICGADWVRQIHGIKKTLMTYVSSLFIL; via the exons ATGATCGAGATAAATGATGATGAATTTGATGGTGCCTTGCGAATTGAGAATGTGAATGTTGATGAGGAGAAAGATAAGAAAGAAGGTAAAGATGATGAAGTTGAGGAAGAAGGTAAAAATGTGGAAGATGGTAAAGATGATGAAGTTGAGGAAGATAAGGGgcattttgaaaagaaaaagagaaagaaagttTCTAAAGCTCATACCGAATTCATTGAAGTGATTGGAAatgatgaaaattttaagtaCCAATGTATATATTGCAAAAGTCTTCTTTCTAGGCCAACTAGCGGTACAACAAGTCATCTTTGGAATCACTTGAAGAGGTGCGTGCAAAAGAAAATGCACACTGAAAAACAAAAGACATTGCAATTTCAGCCTATCAAATCTAAGTTTGAGATGAATCCTTTGTCAGATGGTAAATATGATCATATGAAGCAAAGAGAGGCCATTGCCCATTGGATTTTAATGAATGAGCAACCGTTTAATGTTGTAGAAAGTTTTGGTTTTACTTTCATGTTGAGTATCAACCAACCCCTATTTGAAAAGATTTCTCGTGCCACGACAAAGAAAGATGTCATTAATGTATATGACATAGAGAAGAAAAAATTACAATTGGCGTTGAGAGACATCAATAAGATTTCCTTAACCACTGACATTTGGAAGTCAAAGGTGCAAAAGATTTCTTATATGTGTGTCACTGGTCACTTTGTTGATTCAAATTGGAACCTTCACAAACGACTTCTTAGCTTCATACCTCTACCTCCTCCACATGCtggtaaa taTTCAGGTCATGATATCTTTAATGGGCTTATGAAGTGTACAAAAGATTGGGGGATAGAGCATAAAGTCTTCACTATCTCTGTGGACAATGCCTCGAACAATGATTCAGCAATTCGAATTGCTAAAGAAACATTCTCTAAGAGTCGTAAGTTGCCATTAGAAGGTAAGTTGTTTCATGTTCGGTGTACTGCACATATATTGAACCTTGTTGTTCAAGATGGTCTTTCTgagattcaaaatattattgatgatgTCAAAAAGAGTGTGCGATTTATTAACCAATCAGAGTCTAGGTTGAGAAAATTCTCAGATGTTGTGCATCATTTAGGAATCCAagtaaaaaaattgatcatTGATTGTCCAACTCGTTGGAATTCTACATATGAGATGTTAGTTGAGGCATATAGAGTTAAGGATGCATTTCCTATATTTAAAGAGGGTGAACTTTTTTATCGTCATTGTCCTAGTCCTGATGATTGGAAAAAAGTGAAGGATGTTATTGATATTTTAGAGGTTTTTTATGAAGCGACTAATGTAATTTCTGGAGTTGATTATCCTACTTCAAATGTTTATCTTGCTGTTATTTGGAGAGTCAAGCATGTAttgaatgaaaaagaaaatcatgTTGATGAGTTTATTCGAGTGATGATAAAAAAGATGAAGGAGAAATTTGACAAATATTGGGGAGAATGCAATCTTTTGATGGAAATTGGAGCGATACTAGACCCTAGGTTCAAAATGAGGTTGGTTGATTTTGCTTTCGGTAACATATATAGTAAGGTTGAAGCACTTACAAATGTGATGAAGGTTCGAGAAGCATTATATAACTTGTTCTTTGAGTATGTTGAAGTTGATCAATCAAGATCCCGAAAGTCTACTACTTCAGTACAATGTTCTTCTACATGTGCGAACTCCACGTCTAAAGAAAAATTTGTGCCTTCTGGTTTTTCTATGTTTGATCGGTATTTGGATACTGTTGAGGTTCATGATCCTCTAAAGTCGGATTTGGATATTTACTTGGAGGAAGGGGTTTTTAGAACTCAAGACGAGGATACAAGTGTACAGTTTGATGCCTTGGCTTGGTGGAAATCTCAagaattaaagtttaaaattctATCCAAGTTAGCTCGTGATGTTCTAGCTATCCCTATTAGTACAGTGGCATCAGAGGCTACATTTAGTGCAGGAACGCGAGTGTTGGATCCTTATCGATCAAGGTTAACATCTGATATGGTACAAGTGTTGATTTGTGGAGCAGATTGGGTTCGTCAAATTCATGGGATCAAGAAAACCCTTATGACATATGTGAgttctctatttattttataa